From the genome of Papaver somniferum cultivar HN1 chromosome 2, ASM357369v1, whole genome shotgun sequence, one region includes:
- the LOC113352315 gene encoding uncharacterized protein LOC113352315: MDFKVVGSKSIIAQVSELLFIVNHLKDTGIELASVFVFGVIISRLPPSWNGYEKKLKHDETDYDLKGLQRHFRIEDDSRKREIKDSQKTENLSKVNYVDALKPKNDTQFKKKHPSKKNKGDCYFLQAANSVSNNESGWWYDNGSTVHICRDRHLYKTYEAVTGEGNEVVSANNLHIKVIGKGTVELSFTSGKTVTLTNVLHVPGIVKNLVSGELVMNAGFKTYGDVGDLKNHMTRGGNKYYVTFNDDYIRYVYTYLMKSKDYVFDMFKIYKAEVETQLGFYVLIVQTNEYDEHSAPTRDTEDTSEIIEDIEPKNE; this comes from the exons ATGGATTTTAAAGTGGTTGGCAGTAAGTCAATTattgcccaggtcagtgaacttttatTCATTGTTAATCACCTTAAGGATACTGGAATTGAACTTGCTTCTGTCTTTGTTtttggggttattatttctcgtcttcccccttcttggaatggttacGAAAAGAAACTTAAGCATGATGAGACTGACTATGACTTAAAAGGTTTGCAACGTCATTTTCGTATTGAAGATGACTCTCGCAAACGAGAAATTAAGGATAGTCAAAAAACTGAAAATCTTTCTAAGGTTAATTATGTAGACGctttgaaacctaagaatgatactcagtttaagaagaAACATCCCAGCAAGAAGAACAAGGGTGATTGTTACTTCT TGCAAGCCGCCAATTCCGTTTCTAATAATGAGagtggatggtggtacgacaaCGGTTCAACTGTCCATATCTGTAGAGATAGACatctttacaagacatatgaAGCGGTTACTGGCGAAGGAAACGAAGTTGTCTCCGCAAACAACTTACACATCAAAGTGATTGGCaaaggcactgttgaactctcgtttacttcgggaaagactgttACTCTTACTAATGTGTTACATGTCCCTGGCATTGTGAAAAACCTTGTTTCTGGAGAACTTGTTATGAATGCCGGATTCAAGACCta TGGTGATGTTGGTGATCTTAAAAATCATATGACTCGTGGTGGAAACAAATACTATGTCACTTTCAATGATGATTATATTAGGTATGTTTATACTTACTTGATGAAATCTAAGGATTATGTCTTTGACATGTTTAAAATATacaaagcagaagtagagacacaattaggattttacgttctgatcgtgcAG ACTAATGAATATGATGAACATTCTGCTCCTACTCGAGACACAGAAGATACTTCTGAAATTATAGAAGATATCGAACCTAAAAATGAgtaa